The DNA segment ATTGCCCAGGAGATAGGTTCTACATTGAATCTGCATTTAAGTACACAGGCTAATACAACTAATTGGGCTAGTGCACGTTTCTGGGAATCCCGAGATGTAAAAAGAATTATTTTGGCCCGTGAATTATCTCTAGAGGAAATCCAAGAAATACGTACAAAGGTTAATCTAGAATTAGAAGTCTTTGTCCATGGAGCGATGTGTGTTTCTTATTCAGGAAGATGTTTATTAAGTAATTATTTTACCGGTAGGGATGCTAATTTAGGTGAATGTGCCCAACCATGTCGCTGGCGTTATGCTTTAGTAGAAGAAAAAAGACCAGGTGAATATTATCCGCTTTTTGAAGATCAACGGGGTACTTATCTTTTAAATTCACAGGATCTCTGTTTAATTCGTTATTTACCAGAGTTAATAAAGGCAGGTGTAAATAGTTTTAAAATTGAGGGACGGATGAAAAGTATTCATTATGTGGCTACAGTGGTAAAGGTATATCGTGAGGTGCTTGCTGTTTATTATGCCAATCCTGAGCAATTTATTTTCCGGGAAAAATGGCTGCAAGAATTGGCAAAGGTAAGTCATCGTGATTATTCTACCGGGTTTTTGTTGGGTAAACCAAATCAAAATTATGCTACTTCGGCTTATCGACGGACTCATGATTTTATCGGTTTAGTACGTGATTATGATCCTTTAGCAAAGTTAGCACAAGTAGAACAGCGTAATAATTTTCAAGTAGGTGAAAAAGTAGAAATCATGGGAGCGGAAACTAAATTATTTTCCCAGGAAATAAGGGAGCTTTTTAGTGAAACTGGGGAAGTGCTTACATGTGCTCCTCATCCTCAGCAAATAGTGTGCTTAAGGGTTGAGCACCCTGTCAAACCTTGGGATATAATTAGGAGGGAAAAAAAAGATGAAATTATCCATGGATTTGACCCTTGATTTTTATCAATATAATGAAGCTTTTTGGGAATTAAATAGTGATGATTTAGG comes from the Clostridia bacterium genome and includes:
- a CDS encoding U32 family peptidase; its protein translation is MAVIYGADAVYLAGQAFGLRAFADNFTGPELVKGVEFAQRRGVKVYITVNIFAHNQDLKELPNYLRELEALGVDGIIFSDPGVWQIAQEIGSTLNLHLSTQANTTNWASARFWESRDVKRIILARELSLEEIQEIRTKVNLELEVFVHGAMCVSYSGRCLLSNYFTGRDANLGECAQPCRWRYALVEEKRPGEYYPLFEDQRGTYLLNSQDLCLIRYLPELIKAGVNSFKIEGRMKSIHYVATVVKVYREVLAVYYANPEQFIFREKWLQELAKVSHRDYSTGFLLGKPNQNYATSAYRRTHDFIGLVRDYDPLAKLAQVEQRNNFQVGEKVEIMGAETKLFSQEIRELFSETGEVLTCAPHPQQIVCLRVEHPVKPWDIIRREKKDEIIHGFDP